In the genome of Thunnus albacares chromosome 16, fThuAlb1.1, whole genome shotgun sequence, the window CTTAATATTTTATTCGTTAGTTTAGTTACGTGTTTTGTCGGGTTTAATTAACGTAACTAATATTTGGCGTGTCTTAGAGTTACTTCATGCATTTGAAAAAACTGTTAACCATATCTGCCTAATTAAAGAGTGAAAGGCAATTAAAAcgttgaaaacactgaaagttAACGTTAATTATTAGAGTACACAACAATAATAGTTATTCTAATGTTTCCCGTTGAGGCGGACCGTTTGTGatgcattaatttatttgtgCAGGCTTTTTAAGTTTTCTGGTTCTTTTCTCAACCAGAAATTGGCGGCATGCGACCCCATTTTAATCGGGCAAGTTTTGGCAAGTTTCAGTAAAGGCAATGGTTTGCATTGCATGGAACGTTTTACTACACGTCATGTATTTTAGTAAGGagagatcattaaaaaaaattagtcttgtgatttgtgtgtgaaataacaCTCTCATGGTCAAGGTCAGGGCACAGTGTCCAGGGTTTGTGCAGTAACCTGACCTCCAAAGATTAGCAGTGTTGACGAAAACAtaataagtaaaaagaaaaacacccaACATCCTTATTTGCCTGCTAAACTTAAGAGCCAGTAtagacttttgtttgttatatttatttggtGATAAAAGGACCGTTCTAaccatttgtattttttttcctatgaATGTATGAGGATTTTTACTTAGCCaaagtttaaatatatgttatgtTCCCTTTTAGACATTGAGGAACTTCCGCAGAAGGCTGTGCTGAAAGTGATCAGGTCTGAGAGTGATGCCAGTTCAGTAGCATCAGATGACACGATAATATTGCCTCATGCCATGACTCCAGACAGGGTCAACAGATGGCCTGATGTTTTTCCAGTGCCCATTTTTTCCTATGAGGTAGAATTCTTACTTAGTGATGGAAATGCTACATATGACAGAACAGGGAAAACTCTAAAGTTGTCCAGGGGACAAAAGCATGACATTCTTGAGACTCTTGCTGCCAAGATGCATAGCTTCAAAGCTTACCCCAATGATAAGGAGGTTTCAATGGTAGCAGAAGCACTTGTCATTAAGCATCCTTGTCTGAAAGAGCCAGGATCTCAGACGGGATGGTATGGTTGGAAAaatagtttaaagtttaagatgGGGAACTTCCGCACTAAGTTGAGTCGTGCAGGATTTCATGAGGTAGCTATAAATTCTGGGAAAAGGAGCCGGAACAACCCAAACAAACCATCTCCTCACACCAACATCAAAAGACCGAAGAGGGCAGAAGTGAATTTCCTTCCCAATTTCCCAAGAGGTGAAAATGCTGCAAGCCTTGAACGACTGAGACTGCAAATTGTAGATGAAGTGAAGAAGAGTGACAAGAACCTTTCTCTGATTGGAAAGTTAATGCAGACTACCTTTGCCCTTCGGCGCAATGAGATCGTCAGTGATGATCCCCCTGTTGATGAGATCCTGGAACGCTGGCCTGCACTCAAAATGGAGTCACaagtaaagacattttttgtacTACACCTATTTGAGCAGATCTATCACATATAATTCTTTTACATGACTTTGTCTGTGAGGACATGAATAGTTTTACTCAAATGTAGATTAACATACCCTACATGGGTTGgtagtgtcatttttttattgctgttttttatttttccttttcagaaAGAACACACACTATACGCTGACTTaagtcattttatgtttttgcagaTCTGTGCTGAGTTTCACAGAATCTCAAACATCAACCTAAAGAACTGCTTCTATGCTGAGTTGGATCGACATGCCCCACGTCTTCAGCGCTTGTTCAGGAGGAAAGCTGCACGGACAGGGAAAGCAGCTGAAGTCCTCAGTCGGATCTTCCAGATGTATGACCTCCAGGTAAGTTGTTTAAGCTTCTTGGTGCTTTATAATTATGTTACAGTAGATTTTGGTTTATCTTTGGTAGAATTTTGGTAGGgctatttgttttaatatagtGTTGTGTGGCTATGCTGTTTACCAGCCATAGTAAGGCAAGAATATGTTCTTGCTCCCAAGGAACAAGTTGATGTTCATGTCAGACGTGCTGCTGTTCTCCGTGCTCTCCCTGCATATCTGCATGATGACGACTCTGGATTTCTCAAGCAATGGGATGTAAgtcagtatatttattttgatcaAAGAGTCAAATTTCTTTGTTACTCTAATCCAGTAAATCACTGATTATACAAGTTGAAAAATTTCAGAGTTTGAATATTACCATTAAAATTATAGTCATATGAATAGAATGGACACAAATCAGAAAACAGGCATGTGTTGAATATGCTTTTCAATCATGGGTGTCTTTGAAATTACGATGTTTCCATATGCAATAAATcctgctttaattaatgttatgtttttcttgGGGGTTAAGGTTACGATCACAGTACACATTCAAAGATTTGTAGACTGGAATGAGGTATAATAAATAACTGGACTGAACATGATTAATAAATGtctattcattttattaatcaaaaataatgccTCTGCcactgtgtgaatgaatgaaaatccaCATCTTGGAGAAAACAATTCTGAGTACATGCCATTCAAATTTACCATATTGTATGGATATTGATAATTTTGATAACTTAATAACTGGTTCTAGCCCAATTTCTGTTTGCCTGAATCATTCATACTCTCCAAAATATACAATTTCATGATCTATTCCAAGCTTCAGTTTGCTTCAGTATGCTTAAATATTAAGCGGCCATTTCTCACTGTTGTCACTTGGACTGCAAACTCCAGTGTAAATTAGTCAAATCTATAgttacatgaaaataaacagtaCCATGGAAATTCCATAGTGCtaccttttttttgtaatgctgAAATCCTGCCCTTGAAGCAATGGTAATATTACCAAGTTTCAGGTTTATCTTAATAAATGCCATAGTTGCTATGCCATGTGTCAACAAAATGTACACTCGCCCCTAAAAAAttaattgcttattttttattttatgttacatATGGTGAATCAAATCACATTCAtagattgtaattttttttttttactgctattTGTCTTCTGATAAGCcactgatatttttttcagcAATCACCCTTTAGAAATAGCTGAGGGAGTCTAGGGCCTAAGGTAACCCTTCTGATGTTGTCTGCAGGTGGCGCAGTCTGAACCAGACATTGGTGACTTACCGGTTGGGCTCTTGATCAGTGCCACTTCAGATGCCATGGACCTCTGCCCAGAGAAGGTTGCGGTCGTGCTCGAGGGTAAAACAGTCATTGATTTTCCCACATTCGCTGACGCATTTGTAGTGCTTTTCGCACTGATTTATGCACTGCATCTGAATTACCCAAAAGACATGGCAAATACTTTTGACTTCACTCAGAAAGTCTTGATGGGTCTGGAGGATGGAAACATGAGACCCAGGGTCTTGAGcctcaaaaatgaacttttggCAGTGGAGTAGTTTGTTCCTGTTTTAAAACATCTTAgagatgtgtttttcaaagaTTTTTATTGTTCAATTTTGAATGTGTTAATGTTCAAGAAAACTCATTCTGTACTGGCAAGATCCCATACCATGCGGTTGTCCACTATGTGGTTCTTTTGTCAGGCCATTTTGTTAGGCCCTTGCACTATTGTTCAATGTTACTGTTCCTGTTTTTGCACTGAATGGAAGCGTATAGGGCAAGATATTGATGTATAACGTGAAAGTTGTCAACCAGCAGAGATATTGCCTTAATATTCATTGTCATGTAACTCTTTTTAATATGCGGCCATTATAAGCAAACTGAAAAATTGGTGAACAGAACGGTTTATGGCAATATTTGGATAATTTTGGTATCAATTGCCTTTCCTTGTCAGGAAAcgtacaaaaatgtttttaacttgCCACGATTGTATATTAATATCATGATAAAAATTGGCATGTACCATTATAGGAGTATATACATATTGTCCACTTCTATagtttggggaaaaaagtaaTTTCCCAAAGGCCCCTGCACTGTTTTTGAAGGTGTTATCATGCTAATTtcagtgtaaaatgtttttggttACTAAATAAAATAGTAACTTGCATTTGAATCatctgtgttaatgtgtttttaatgtttactcaaaatatgtttgtattttttagtCAAATCTACTTAATAAAATTGATGTAAtcagtttcaaaaaaaaaattaagttgcTTCACATGGAATTTTGAGTTAAAATTTCAAGTGAAATATTTAAGTATAGGGAGGATTGTACAACTTTGTTGAACTTAAACAAGTTAAGTTCACATAAAGTGAAAATAGCTTTACcaagaaattaaacattttctggttaAGTAACAAAAATTTTACGGTTAGCTATACTTGATTTTTATTAGTAGtctgaaaacaaaatactgaGTAATAATGATGTAAGTAAGAAAGTTTATGTAACTTAATATTGAGTATGTGTCACTAGAAATTACTTAGTAAAAACTACTTGAACAAGTATGTTTCTTTAACTTAGAAAATGGAATAATTATCACTTAAAATTTTCGATGTAATCTGTTTCAACAATTATTTTAAGTTACATTAACTTATCGGGTTTTACAGTGTACCTGACTCGGCTTGCTTGAGTCTAAACACAGTGACTTAGGACTTGCTTGAGCCTTTAAGgttaagacttgagacttgcttgTGACTTGCACATGTGTAACTTACTCTCACCTCTGATATTTCTGAACATGAACTACTCTCTTCCAAAGCCACAAACCAGAGTATTAAGACTcaaatttgtgatgtcatcaggcaCACAGTCTGGAACTGCTTCATAGACAATGAATGCAAAACTAATTTTGTAGATATTTTTAATACCCAAATAAGCTTTATTCTATAGTCGCCTTTCATttctgaaacagaaaatgtaccCATATACTCAGTGTCATCTATAATATCTttctcaattcattgtttttggaaaagctcCAGACATTAtcagatgacatcacaaatttgaattttagcaaaataatttttggattttggagaGATTTGTTCATGTTCACTAACATTTTTTAACCATCGTAGACCATAGGAATATATATCTATGTAAAAATTCCTAAATTGGCCATAGTTCCGCTTTTGCAACATGCAAGACATTGTACTGATGCAATGTACAAAATTTTTACTTCCATTGATGTCTATTGAAGTAAtctgaatgagaaaaaataaagacattctTGTGAAGTATTCTGTTTGAGCTCTCATTGGGTTGATCTCAGGGCTGATTTCAAACTCACATTATAATTCGGTATGTCTGTTTATTGGTTTATTAATTCTAAAACTTTAAGGAtaacactgtaaaaacagtgaattactttgtaaagcaagcAGTAAAAGGTAATTTTGCGATACATTCTGGTTATTATACATCTTGAAATCTTATACATCTCAAATGGGAATCTGCATTTAATAGATTAGAcaataatgtaaaatgtcagtagaaaaatatgtgtatttattcaGTGTAAAACAAGTTGATATAAAGGTACTTTTACATAGACCTTCTACATTCAAAACCTCATacattaatgtgaaatgtctgtagatatattggGGAGTTGCTTGCAATTACTGTCAAGTAATGTTTATGTAATGTAAATCCTATACATTAATAGGAAAAGTATTGagatatattggatagttgctGTTACTActgtaaaattatgtttatataatgttaacCTCATACATTAATGGGGAAATGTATGTAGATAGATATGTTGGATAGTTGCTTTTAATTAttatcaaataatgtttatataaagtaaatcCCATAAATTaatgggaaaagcctgtaaatatttTGGAGAGTTGATTTAATTGCtgtcaaaatatgtttatgtaaagTATACCCcatacatttatgggaaaagCCTTCAAATGTATTGgagagttgcttgtaattactgtcaaattatggttatataaaataatgattattaaaattatgtttttgttagctAATAACAcatgattatgattatttttttgtacagtataaaatcaACATTTACCAAGAATTTACTATAAATAGAttggataatcacataaaataaaagcctaaagctctcaagataccattaatgtatgttaaaggagggtaatttgaatgtaattttacataatttttctgtgttttacatccagaaatctgtactttgatggggagttcttgtggatggaCTGGATAATACTATGAATTTACCAAAGatttttgtatgaaaacaaCAGTGTTCATTTAAATTAGGTCATTTAAAGGTATATCTgcaatgtttgtcattttttgtgaagatttatacatttgtttaacattctagcaatgttttataatgagatttttattttattttacaacagttgCACTGTAAAGATGCAGACAATGTCTATAGCAAatatctgtatttaaaaaaaattctgtagAATAAATTTTTTTAGAATAAATTTGAAGTTTTGCTGTGACAGTAACAGTTGCCTTACTTTTACATTCAgcaatgtgtattttttgtaatttttttttgtttgaatgtaaaataattGCACATGACCCAATGACTCCAAGCCAATACCGAGTTGTATTACTACACTGGACGATTTTAgtgcttcttctgttttatgttaatatttaataatatgtattgatatttttatggAAAATTCATCATCTTTTGTCAGGAACTTCCATGTGGAATAGGCCTATCCAACTTAAAACTAACTTCACCATAGTTTATAAATCCGTGGGCAAGACAAAATTACACATGGACCTTTTTCTCAGTTGACCCTAGGGGGTCTCTGTAGTTTCTTTTCCCtacctcattgtttttgtattttgtgatttatgttaAGTAACTGCTGTAACACTGTAATTTCCCTGTTGGATTAATAAAgtactatctatctatctatctatctatctatctatctatctatctatctatctatctatctatctatctatctaattatctttctatctatctttctttcttttcacatCTTCACGCATCTAACCAATCACTGTAGAGTGCACAGTTGTTGgaatttttgttttgaaaagttgtTGAAGTTTGGGGGGAAGGAATCAGACACTGTCAGATAATATGACAAGTACTAAAGATCACACTGTGCATTTGGTACTGATGCTGTATTCAGCCTGGCAGCAAGCTATAGTTCTGGCATGTGTCTCCTTTATAAAGCACAGTGTGCAGTGCCAGATTTGAATTAACTGCTCAGCTGGGGCCTTTCTTATGGAATTCAACCCAGGTATGCATGGGTTTTTTCTGATTTCCTTCCACAGTCCAAAGACAGTTTGGTGAATTCACTCATTCCCCCTCAAAAGGGTGTTTGCAGTTCAAGCCTGGGGACTAGGATTTGGGACCATCAATATTTCACCCAGCAATCTTGTTCATAGATATCATACAGCTGCAAGCTCCTTGCCAGAGATCCTACAAGTGCAGTGAACTCTACTAGAAGTATGATCAACATTGTTCTGAAAGAGTCCAAaagatgttttgatgatggtggtggacaACGAAATCTAACATGTCGCTCCCATAGCTGTGCAGTTTGGTTGAGATCCGGTGACAGTGAAGGCCATATAGTTTGTATATTTTCATACTCGGAGCCTGAGCCATGCCCCCTTCAGACCTCAAGTCTAGGTTTATCTTTATGTTGAGCGAAATTGGCAGGGCTTCATGTGTTGTTAGGCTGCAGCAGCATCATACTGtgtcctcacctcctctctccctgcagGAACTGAAGACCTTAGCCTTGGtaatgaaatgattttaatttgtcctCATTGTCTTTGTGTGATAATTTAGTCAATAATTTTAATCTTTCAGTGACACACATTTTAGATGATATTGCACCTGTAAAAACCAAGATAATTTCTGGTAAATCAAAGGCACCTTGGAGGAATGTGGAAAGAGTGAAGGCCTTAAAAAGAACCTGCCGTAAACCTGAGCACAAATGGCTTAAGACCAAATTGCAGGCTGATTATATTCTCTATAAAGACTTGCTCAGTAAatataacaaagaaataaaaacatctagACAGCATTACTTTTCTCAAATTATTAGCGAAAATCTTAGTCCAAGATTATTAACATTCGAAACAAAATCATGGCTTCTTCCGCTGGTGCAAGCAACTTCTCTTCTTTCACTCAGTGCTATACTGCCAACACTCTCTCCAACTTCGCTCCCATTCAAAGTTATAAGCTACAAGAAGTAGTATAACAGTTAAGCTCTGCTACATGTGCTCTTGACCCAATGTCCACCAAGTTGTTTAAAAGTGTTCTCAACTGTTTGGTAAATGGTGTCCTTGAAATTGTTAATGCCTCTCTACTCTCTGGAATCTTCCCTACAGCTCTCAAACACGCTATTGTTACACCATTGTTAAAGAAGAGCAATCTTGATCCATTTGTCCTAGAGAACTATAGACTAACCTCAAACTTACAATTCCTGGAGAAAATTCTTGAAAAGGTTGTATATCAACAATTACACATGTATCTGTCATATAACAATTTCTTTGAAGTTTACCAGTCTGGTTTTAGAGTTAACCACAGTACAGAAACTGCCCTGGTCAGAGTTGTGAATGATCTTAGCTCTGACAACCTCAAAATTACTGTTCTAGTACTTCTTGACCTCAGTGCAGCCTTTGATACAGTTGACCATGTAATTCTTCTTAAGCGCCTTGAACACTGTTTAGGCCTAAGAGGCACTGTTCTTAACTGGCTTTCTTCTTACCTTACTGGTAGatccttttctgtttctgttggtgACTCTGAATCAGATGAAGTCAGCATTCCATATGGGGTCCCTCAAGGGTCAATTCTTGGTTCTCTACTGTTTAACTTGTATATGCTCCCACTTGGGTCCATCATTCAACAATACAGCATATCATATCAGtcctatgctgatgacacacagttATACATATCTGTTTCTGCCAACCACCTAAATCCAGTGAATGATCTCATCCAGTGCATTACTGAAGTTAAATATTGGATGGCCAAAATTTCTTGCAGctaaatgaagacaaaatggAGATTTCAGGTCCAAAGGCTTTGAGGGACcatattcactcttttttaaCTCCCCTGTCATTAAAACCCTGTGAGCATGTCAAAAACTTTCCTGTTACAGTCAGATTCTGAAAAGTTGGTTCATGCATTCATTTCCAGTTGACTAGACTATTGTAATGGACTCTTTGCTGGACCTGCAAAGCAAGCGCTTAATAAACTCCAGCTtattcagaatgctgcagcttgagtattaaccaaaaccaaaatgtgTGATCACATCAATCCTGTTTTAATTTCTCTTCACTGGTAGCCAGTGAAGAGAAATTAAAACAGTAAagcaaagaattgattttaaaatacttcttattgtttttaaagctatAAACAGCTTGGCTTCCTCCTACATTGTTGACATGCTCTCTGAATACCAGACAGATCCTTGAGATTATCAAATAAAGGTCTCCTCACTATACcaagaataaaaactaaatcagCTCATGGTGCCTTCAGTCATTATGGTCCTCCTGTCTGGTATTCTCTATCACATGAAGTCAGGTCTGTTACAACAGTGCCTTCCTTTAAAAGTAGactaaaaacacatcttttttcGCATGCTTTTAGTTAGGTTAATGGGTAAAACCTTCATTTTAgaaacagtattattattgttatttcttttaacattgataataataataccttaTGACTCTACTTTCTTATTGTAATACCCTCTCACCTTCTAATTTTATATGctgtcttatatgtttttatatatgtaacatctccttattttatgttttatcttatttgttttataaatgtaatgttaatgtgatgttatatatttttttcatgtatcatctttacttgtttttaagcacattgagtttacgctgtatgaaatgtgctatataaataaatttgacttgacttgacttttcaTGACTAAGGCAGTCCACAAGGAGGTGCAATAACTGCAATACAATAACTGAGTACACACTGGCCTTTGGGTTAATCGTCTCAGTCTAATCatacaaaacacatacacacacacaaacacgaaATACTATTCAACAGTCTTACCttaaataatattcataatgatTAATGTTTACAACAGGATTCCTGAAAGCACTGATTATGTAACATAAAGTCTATGGGCAAACTCAGTTATTGCAACATGATGAAAAAGACTCAATAACACCTCttggaagaaataaaacaacaatagaGCAGTTGCAActataattacaattaaatataaaagcaaatttCATAACTAATACTTACGCATTTTTCTTAAGGAAGATTTAAAATAAAGGACTCTCACTTGCAAATGATTCTGTACTGTGGTATTTCTACTTAAAGTAAAAACTCTCAAAAGTTCTTCCATCACTGCTAAACAGGCATCAATTGATCATTAATTAATGACATAGCTGTCCACAGTGCTGAAATAAAATCAAGTGATCCAAATATCcgtatacaatatatatatacacttttttttaacccaagATATTGTTTGGgtcatttttatacatataaatattcaGATATTAGTAGGGTAATAATCTGAcaatgttttataatgataGGAAACAATAAGGAAACAGAGAAGCCGTAAAGTccaaaataaagtattttaaacaaaaaacaatattaaatctATTAATGAGACAACTAATTACAATACTGTGTAGATAACCTTTTCTTGCCAGGGACTTGAATGATGACAGTGCTTTGGATGATTTTAATTTTGGATCCAGATCTGAACAATAAGAATAAGCTGAGAATGTTCTTAGTTCTCTCTGTGTAACTCAGTCTGTATCATCCTCTCTTAAACTGACTGGTTCCATCACACAGAACTGTCGAACAAAGCATTTTGTGGACACTCAATTGGACAACGCTTTTTCTGGTGTAATGCTGACAGACTTAATGATGTTTGCTGCAGCATTCAGCTTCTCATGTCCATTTACAAGATTCATTTCTTTCTGTAAgagtaaaagtgaaacatttccCCTCTGACccttttcctttcattctctCCTCATCTTTGCCCCTTGTCCACTCTCACATCCCCATACATCTCCTTTCTTCTGTCCTTCCTGCCTCCCATTCTCCTACTCTTCCCACCAAGCTTCCTTCCTCTACACCTCTTTTTCATCTCCCATTGTGCCCTCTGCccttttacttgttttctttttctcctctcctctttttgcctctttcctttcctttcctgtatttttcttttcataagtTTTCTCCCCTACCCCTAATTACCCCTTTTTCTAGACTGCCATTTCCTCACCTTTCCATTGTCCTTttccttctctcactctctattttttcctcctttttgctgtttttccattCCATTGCTCACTGCTCATCTATTGTGTCCTCTTAtcacctttcctctcctcttcttttccttctctccaatttcattttctcttatcTCTATCTTCGTATTCATTACATCCCATTCCCCTTTCCTTTCTATcgctctcctttctctttttcatctccCCTCCTCTTATACCTTCAACTCTTCTCTATCTTAATCACTTCTtaatttttttctcccttccttTTGCATTCTTTACCTTTGTTTCTTTCCCTCTCATGTTGTCTTTCTaaccctctcctctccccccctcctACAGGCAAACTGTTGTCTTTCAGTAACTGACGTCGTGTCTTGCAGTAGGCTACGCAGCCGCCTGGCATGCCGGTGCGCCGCGACGTGGAGACACAGCCACAACGCACCAGAGACAGCTTTGCGTCGGAGAGAGGTGTATGCTGACAACTCGCTGTGCAGACTCGCTGTACCACTGCATCCTGACGTAAACAcattgtaggaaaaaaaaaaaaacatcacaatgtaAGCGTTACATTCCTCAATGGAGCATCGTCTCCCACTGCGCGCGTCCACGGTGCTTAGCTTCTACAATACAATGCAGACGGTGATGCGGCGAGCAGTGGGTGTGCGCTCCTGAGGACCGCCGTGTGTGAAGAGAGAAGAGGCGCTGTACCCAACCAGCCTCTCAGCCACTAAAGCAGAACCATACGCCGCggatgatgtgtttttactcCCTGCCGTTCTCCATCCTCTCTCGGTTAAAGTCGACGGAATCGACCGAAAGGACACCGAGAGATTAAATAAATCGATTTCCTTCAACAGCAGCATCAGGAGCCAGGAGAATCAAGATGAAATTTCCGACTGAGAATCCAAGAAAACCAGGGAACGTGAACCCTCCACCAGGT includes:
- the LOC122965821 gene encoding uncharacterized protein LOC122965821, which codes for MTPDRVNRWPDVFPVPIFSYEVEFLLSDGNATYDRTGKTLKLSRGQKHDILETLAAKMHSFKAYPNDKEVSMVAEALVIKHPCLKEPGSQTGWYGWKNSLKFKMGNFRTKLSRAGFHEVAINSGKRSRNNPNKPSPHTNIKRPKRAEVNFLPNFPRGENAASLERLRLQIVDEVKKSDKNLSLIGKLMQTTFALRRNEIVSDDPPVDEILERWPALKMESQICAEFHRISNINLKNCFYAELDRHAPRLQRLFRRKAARTGKAAEVLSRIFQMYDLQEQVDVHVRRAAVLRALPAYLHDDDSGFLKQWDVAQSEPDIGDLPVGLLISATSDAMDLCPEKVAVVLEGKTVIDFPTFADAFVVLFALIYALHLNYPKDMANTFDFTQKVLMGLEDGNMRPRVLSLKNELLAVE